In the genome of Podarcis raffonei isolate rPodRaf1 chromosome 17, rPodRaf1.pri, whole genome shotgun sequence, one region contains:
- the EBP gene encoding 3-beta-hydroxysteroid-Delta(8),Delta(7)-isomerase produces MGLEAKHLAVPHPYWPRNLELQHYIPNDRPMWQILTFLFSVSGLLLIVTWLIARWQNRTAAPFGTWRSLAICWFAVCGFIHGVIEGWFSLYHKEIAGDQSFLSQLWKEYAKGDSRYVISDSFTVCVETITAFAWGPLSIWTVIAFLSDQPHRFVLQLIVSLGQLYGDVLYFSTEYFEGFSHSEIGHPIYFWFYFVFMNALWIIIPSILILDAWKHLSACQKITDAGKFKKH; encoded by the exons ATGGGGTTAGAAGCGAAGCACCTTGCTGTTCCCCACCCTTACTGGCCTCGAAACTTGGAGCTCCAGCACTACATCCCCAATGACCGCCCCATGTGGCAGATATTGACTTTCCTCTTCTCTGTCTCTGGGCTCCTGCTGATAGTAACTTGGCTCATAGCAAGATGGCAGAACAGGACAGCTGCACCGTTTGGAACCTGGCGCTCCTTGGCTATCTGCTGGTTTGCTGTCTGTGGCTTTATTCATGGTGTCATTGAAGGCTGGTTCAGCCTGTACCACAAGGAAATCGCAGGGGACCAGTCTTTTCTTTCACAGCTCT GGAAGGAATACGCCAAAGGTGACAGCAGATACGTCAT ATCAGACAGTTTCACAGTTTGTGTGGAGACCATCACAGCCTTCGCCTGGGGCCCCCTCTCCATCTGGACTGTGATAGCTTTTCTTTCAGACCAGCCCCATCGGTTTGTGCTGCAGCTGATTGTGTCGCTGG GCCAACTCTATGGAGATGTTCTGTACTTTTCTACCGAGTATTTCGAGGGCTTCAGTCACAGTGAGATAGGGCACCCGATATActtctggttttattttgttttcatgaaCGCTTTGTGGATCATCATTCCTTCCATCCTCATCCTGGATGCTTGGAAGCACCTCAGCGCTTGCCAGAAGATAACGGATGCTGGCAAATTCAAGAAGCACTGA